From Solwaraspora sp. WMMD1047, the proteins below share one genomic window:
- a CDS encoding class I SAM-dependent DNA methyltransferase encodes MSNARDIVQKLWSYCSILRDDGLSYPDYVEQLTYLLFLKMAHETATAPGGADIVPNGMDWPSLVERRGDDLHRHYGEILKALGASDGMLGLIFRDSRNKIKDPHKLRLLVADLIDARHWSALDVDVKGDAYEGLLEKNAQDTKSGAGQYFTPRPVVDAIVECIDPKPGEKIFDPACGTGGFLISAARHVRMRNPNLTPAEEEHLCLHAIRGGELVGEVTRLAAMNLLLHGIGPNAGTAEPPVATQDSLAGPPKELYDVIITNPPFGKRSSVTLVTKAKEGDDERRRVLRDDLWVSTSNKELNFLQHVAVSLSQGGRAAIVVPDGVLSGLGAGSAIRRRLLETFDVHTLLRLPAGIFYAAGVNANVLFFDHKSIGQGSRRGRLWVYDLRTDKRFTLVGHRLSATDLTEFTKLYEPADRSKREDSWAEDLVGGRWRSFSVDDILKREDCSLDLFWLPAQGNAMASQNFDEIVGDIVADLQFALAEAAKLMPGDERRKEER; translated from the coding sequence ATGAGTAACGCCCGAGATATCGTTCAGAAGCTTTGGAGCTATTGCAGTATTCTACGGGACGACGGCCTGTCCTATCCTGACTACGTCGAGCAGCTAACATATTTGCTCTTTCTCAAGATGGCACATGAAACAGCCACTGCTCCGGGCGGCGCTGATATTGTACCGAACGGTATGGACTGGCCGAGCCTTGTGGAACGCCGAGGGGATGATCTCCACCGACACTACGGCGAAATCCTGAAGGCTCTAGGCGCCTCTGATGGGATGCTGGGCTTAATCTTCCGCGACTCTCGGAATAAGATTAAGGACCCGCATAAACTACGGCTGCTCGTTGCGGACCTTATCGACGCTAGGCATTGGAGTGCGCTTGATGTAGATGTAAAGGGTGATGCTTACGAGGGCTTGCTTGAAAAAAACGCCCAAGATACCAAGAGTGGCGCCGGCCAGTACTTCACGCCACGACCCGTTGTGGATGCTATTGTTGAGTGCATTGACCCGAAGCCGGGCGAAAAAATCTTTGACCCTGCATGCGGAACCGGGGGTTTCCTAATCTCGGCTGCTCGTCATGTCAGAATGCGCAACCCGAATTTGACGCCGGCGGAGGAAGAGCACCTATGTCTGCACGCTATTCGGGGAGGGGAGCTGGTAGGTGAGGTTACGCGCCTTGCTGCCATGAACCTTCTCCTTCACGGCATCGGTCCGAACGCTGGAACAGCCGAGCCGCCGGTGGCAACACAAGATAGCCTTGCAGGCCCGCCGAAGGAACTGTACGACGTTATCATCACGAACCCGCCTTTCGGAAAACGCTCGAGCGTAACCCTTGTCACGAAGGCTAAAGAAGGTGACGATGAGCGCCGCCGTGTGCTGCGCGATGACCTGTGGGTCTCGACTTCGAACAAGGAACTGAATTTCCTTCAGCATGTAGCGGTGAGCCTGTCGCAGGGTGGCCGGGCCGCAATCGTTGTTCCTGATGGCGTTCTCTCGGGCCTTGGAGCGGGTTCCGCGATCAGAAGGCGGCTACTCGAGACATTCGACGTCCATACGCTTCTGCGGCTTCCTGCTGGCATTTTCTATGCGGCAGGAGTGAACGCGAATGTACTTTTCTTTGATCACAAGTCGATTGGTCAGGGCTCGAGGCGAGGGCGCTTGTGGGTATACGATTTGCGCACAGACAAGCGGTTCACTCTAGTGGGTCATCGCCTGAGCGCCACTGACCTGACGGAGTTCACGAAACTTTACGAGCCGGCGGATCGCTCGAAGCGGGAGGACTCCTGGGCGGAGGATCTGGTCGGCGGTAGATGGCGAAGCTTTAGCGTCGATGACATACTCAAGCGGGAAGATTGTAGCCTGGATCTGTTTTGGCTTCCGGCGCAAGGCAACGCTATGGCGTCCCAGAACTTTGACGAGATTGTAGGCGATATTGTGGCTGATTTGCAGTTTGCATTGGCCGAGGCTGCGAAGCTCATGCCAGGAGACGAGAGGCGCAAAGAAGAGCGGTAA
- a CDS encoding acyl carrier protein, with translation MSIEVSDVLPVVLDAWERTLGLDGIRRDDNFFELGGDSITAIRIVPLVSDATGVDLDAMAVFDHPTPQEMAEGVVSLLKSA, from the coding sequence ATGAGTATCGAGGTCTCCGATGTCCTGCCGGTCGTCCTCGACGCGTGGGAACGCACCCTGGGCCTCGATGGGATTCGCCGAGACGACAACTTCTTCGAGTTGGGGGGAGACTCGATCACGGCGATCAGGATCGTTCCCCTCGTGAGCGACGCGACCGGCGTCGATCTTGATGCTATGGCCGTGTTCGACCATCCGACGCCGCAGGAGATGGCCGAAGGAGTCGTCAGCCTGCTGAAGTCCGCGTAG
- a CDS encoding AMP-binding protein: protein MLTEQLVAPVRAVAERTPSAPAVVDPYRTMSYGDLVATIDATADSLRRAGVRAGDTLSLHAERHRDLPGMLLAAWTVGASVQLVDATLPRIRIEQNERAVRPKWRLRRDGLSRLDDEPPAHPECSHILMTSGTSGVPAAVAVSAAGLAGPLRWYLSEFTPGPGDRVALVSGLGHDPLLRDILVPLHSGGTLVIPAADALRDPRAVAAFMDSTGISILHTTPALLEVALAGRPGRLDHLRLVVSGGAPLTVGLVRRLRAVTDSVVVNAYGATETPQIAACSILGRAVAPDPALSDATTLGVGQGVAGAELLLMAGEVVVRSRYLALGYVDPGARADRFIHDPLAEPGYRAYRTGDRAVPSDRADGPRITGRLDRQISVNGLRIAPEEVEAAALGHPAVQQAHVAPYDGPAGTLVGLSVVLSEPVEPGVLRAYLRERLPGGAVPVMISILESLALDHNHKVAGMPNAGVAK, encoded by the coding sequence GTGCTCACGGAACAGCTGGTGGCACCGGTACGCGCCGTGGCCGAGCGCACTCCCTCAGCGCCGGCCGTCGTCGATCCTTATCGCACGATGTCCTACGGCGACCTCGTGGCGACGATCGACGCGACCGCCGACTCCCTGCGCCGGGCGGGCGTCCGGGCCGGGGACACGCTCTCGTTGCACGCGGAGCGTCATCGGGATCTGCCTGGCATGCTGCTCGCCGCCTGGACGGTCGGAGCGAGCGTGCAACTCGTCGACGCGACGTTGCCTCGCATCCGGATCGAGCAGAACGAGCGAGCCGTCAGGCCGAAGTGGCGGCTGCGGCGTGACGGCCTGTCTCGGCTCGACGACGAGCCTCCCGCCCACCCCGAGTGCAGCCACATCCTGATGACCTCGGGAACCTCCGGTGTCCCGGCAGCGGTCGCCGTGTCGGCCGCGGGTCTGGCCGGTCCGCTGCGGTGGTACCTGTCCGAGTTCACCCCGGGCCCCGGCGACCGGGTCGCACTCGTGTCCGGCCTCGGCCATGATCCGCTGTTGCGGGACATCCTCGTTCCGCTGCACAGCGGCGGAACGCTGGTGATCCCCGCAGCCGACGCGCTGCGCGACCCCAGGGCCGTCGCCGCATTCATGGACTCGACCGGCATCAGCATCCTCCACACCACGCCCGCTCTCCTGGAGGTGGCGCTGGCCGGCCGACCCGGGCGGCTGGACCACCTGCGTCTGGTGGTCTCCGGCGGCGCACCCCTTACCGTCGGACTGGTGCGGCGACTTCGGGCGGTCACGGACTCGGTCGTGGTCAACGCCTATGGTGCCACTGAGACACCGCAGATCGCGGCGTGCTCGATCCTCGGCCGCGCAGTCGCCCCCGATCCGGCGCTGTCCGACGCGACGACGCTCGGCGTAGGTCAGGGCGTCGCCGGCGCCGAACTGCTCCTCATGGCCGGCGAGGTGGTCGTACGCAGCCGGTACCTTGCTCTGGGTTACGTGGATCCGGGTGCCCGCGCGGATCGGTTCATCCACGATCCCCTCGCGGAGCCCGGATATCGCGCGTACCGGACGGGTGACCGCGCTGTCCCGAGCGACCGGGCCGACGGCCCGCGAATCACCGGCCGGCTCGACCGACAGATCTCCGTCAACGGCCTGCGGATAGCACCCGAGGAAGTCGAGGCCGCGGCGCTCGGTCATCCGGCTGTGCAGCAGGCGCACGTCGCCCCGTACGACGGCCCGGCGGGGACCCTGGTCGGCCTGTCGGTGGTGTTGAGCGAGCCGGTCGAGCCGGGGGTGCTGCGCGCGTACCTGAGGGAGCGACTCCCCGGTGGGGCTGTGCCAGTCATGATCTCGATCCTGGAGAGTCTCGCGCTCGACCACAATCACAAGGTTGCCGGAATGCCGAACGCAGGGGTGGCGAAATGA
- a CDS encoding alpha/beta fold hydrolase, translating to MGDDRWLRTLTPDPAAHRRLVCFPHAGGSANFFRPWVPLLPADVALVAVQYPGRADRLREPYADSVLEMAADIGESLRAAPARPTTLFGHSMGAIVAYEVARELESFGHSVERVVASAARAPHELDGVAGFDVWDDDAALRSLVSLGGTVADSELLADPRVRALVLPYLRADYTMLQRYRHHQGTRLECELLVVGGESDTHVTPEHRARWADLTHGRFAHVARPGGHFYLSPDPPTDLYLGPLPGGPAKSLSGRHPHDDASGRVAPATGGDEIDVDGPHRIG from the coding sequence ATGGGTGACGACCGGTGGCTGCGCACCCTCACGCCGGACCCGGCGGCTCACCGTCGGCTGGTGTGCTTTCCGCACGCCGGCGGATCGGCGAACTTCTTCCGCCCGTGGGTGCCCCTGCTCCCCGCGGACGTGGCGCTGGTCGCCGTGCAGTACCCGGGCCGCGCCGACCGGCTGCGCGAACCGTACGCCGACAGCGTGCTGGAGATGGCCGCCGACATCGGCGAGTCGCTGCGAGCGGCCCCGGCCCGACCCACGACGCTGTTCGGGCACAGCATGGGCGCGATCGTGGCTTACGAGGTCGCGCGCGAGCTGGAGTCGTTCGGACACTCCGTCGAGCGCGTGGTCGCCTCCGCCGCACGAGCGCCGCACGAACTCGACGGTGTCGCCGGCTTCGACGTGTGGGACGACGACGCGGCCCTACGCTCGCTGGTCTCCCTCGGCGGGACGGTGGCCGATTCTGAGCTGCTCGCAGACCCACGGGTACGCGCCCTCGTCCTTCCCTACCTGCGCGCCGACTACACGATGCTCCAGCGTTATCGACACCACCAGGGCACCCGCCTGGAATGCGAACTGCTGGTGGTCGGCGGGGAGTCGGACACCCACGTGACCCCCGAGCACCGCGCCCGGTGGGCGGACCTGACCCACGGCCGGTTCGCGCACGTCGCCCGTCCCGGCGGGCACTTCTACCTGTCGCCCGATCCACCCACCGATCTGTATCTGGGTCCCCTGCCCGGCGGACCGGCCAAGTCCTTGTCGGGGCGACATCCTCACGACGATGCGTCGGGGCGGGTCGCTCCTGCCACCGGCGGCGACGAGATCGACGTCGACGGTCCGCACAGGATTGGCTGA
- a CDS encoding non-ribosomal peptide synthetase yields MGEHFEGVATAFERRVRLHPDKIAIRDPRGSATFDEVWSESNRVAAALRARGVERGSAVGILGVGSRDSIVAMLGSWIVGAHVVPLAPEHPVDRISGTVSAASVRLVVETDAYTLPSGVAPAHERLRQLVEQGQPADQETVPADLADATAYVLFTSGSTGVPKGVCVPQGALCALALRDSPTRLSADDTFLVHTTLTFDPSMLEIWSALLVGAGVLCAPGSGLSLRSTADLLGDDRVTVAVLTPAVFALMVERYPQAIAGLRRLIVGGDIMPVGQARAAKSLCPDVDIVNCYGPTENTVISTAFRLQEWDGTGDAVPIGVAVAGATAHVVDADFRPTAPGVVGELVLGGDRLADGYLQDPATTHARFIPDPFSSLPGARLYRTGDRAARRADGVLEFHGRADLEVKVRGVRVNLTEVESAVGSDPAVAEVVAVPVGSGHERRVVAFVRAADDVDGPDAKGIRTRVAERVPAYLVPDHITFVEEFPLTGSSKVDRDALADRVGVLEHGDGTPQEPSTEDLAAFWLRRTGSDPRAGESFFDAGGNSLDLIRFIDDVGATYGIELGFEDVYGVASFDELRQLVIAAAGERRDG; encoded by the coding sequence GTGGGAGAGCATTTCGAAGGTGTCGCGACGGCGTTCGAACGCCGGGTGCGCCTGCACCCTGACAAGATCGCGATCCGGGACCCGCGGGGCAGCGCGACATTCGACGAGGTCTGGTCCGAGAGCAACCGCGTGGCGGCAGCCCTGCGAGCCCGCGGTGTCGAGCGGGGATCCGCGGTCGGGATACTCGGCGTCGGTTCGCGGGACAGCATCGTCGCGATGCTCGGGTCGTGGATCGTGGGAGCTCACGTGGTGCCGCTGGCCCCCGAGCATCCCGTGGACCGGATCTCGGGGACGGTGTCGGCGGCGTCCGTACGGCTAGTCGTGGAGACCGACGCGTACACCCTCCCCTCCGGCGTCGCCCCGGCCCACGAGCGCCTTCGACAGCTGGTCGAGCAGGGGCAACCCGCGGACCAGGAGACCGTCCCGGCCGACCTGGCCGACGCGACGGCCTATGTGCTGTTCACCTCGGGATCGACCGGGGTCCCCAAGGGGGTGTGCGTCCCCCAGGGCGCGCTGTGCGCCCTGGCTCTGCGGGACAGCCCGACGCGCTTGAGCGCCGACGACACCTTCCTCGTCCACACCACCCTCACCTTCGACCCATCCATGCTGGAGATCTGGTCGGCCCTGCTCGTGGGCGCGGGTGTGCTGTGCGCCCCGGGGAGCGGTCTGTCGCTGCGCTCGACGGCCGACCTGCTCGGCGACGACCGGGTGACGGTGGCGGTGTTGACACCTGCCGTGTTCGCCCTCATGGTCGAGCGGTACCCGCAGGCCATCGCCGGCCTCCGGCGTTTGATCGTCGGGGGCGACATCATGCCCGTGGGGCAGGCACGCGCGGCGAAGTCCCTGTGCCCGGACGTCGACATCGTCAACTGCTACGGGCCGACGGAGAACACCGTCATCAGCACCGCCTTCCGGCTCCAGGAGTGGGACGGAACGGGTGACGCGGTCCCCATCGGGGTTGCCGTCGCCGGTGCCACGGCCCACGTCGTCGATGCCGATTTCCGGCCGACCGCGCCGGGAGTCGTGGGCGAGCTCGTCCTCGGCGGTGACCGGCTGGCCGACGGATATTTGCAGGACCCGGCGACCACCCACGCGCGGTTCATCCCGGACCCTTTCAGCTCCCTTCCGGGAGCGCGCCTCTACCGCACCGGAGACAGGGCGGCACGGCGTGCCGACGGCGTCCTCGAGTTCCACGGTCGTGCCGACCTCGAAGTCAAGGTCAGAGGCGTCCGCGTCAACCTCACCGAGGTGGAATCCGCCGTCGGATCGGACCCCGCGGTCGCCGAGGTGGTCGCGGTCCCCGTCGGCTCAGGACACGAGCGCCGGGTCGTCGCCTTCGTCCGTGCCGCCGACGATGTCGACGGTCCGGACGCCAAAGGCATCCGGACGAGGGTCGCCGAGCGTGTCCCGGCCTATCTGGTGCCCGACCACATCACGTTCGTCGAGGAGTTCCCCCTCACCGGTTCGTCCAAGGTCGACCGTGACGCGCTCGCTGACCGCGTCGGTGTCCTGGAGCACGGCGACGGCACCCCGCAGGAGCCGAGCACGGAGGACCTCGCCGCCTTCTGGCTCCGCCGTACCGGTTCGGACCCCCGCGCGGGCGAGAGCTTCTTCGACGCGGGAGGCAACTCGCTGGACCTGATCCGCTTCATCGACGACGTGGGCGCCACCTACGGCATCGAGCTGGGATTCGAAGACGTGTACGGCGTGGCGAGCTTCGACGAGCTGCGGCAACTGGTGATCGCGGCGGCCGGGGAGCGACGCGATGGGTGA
- a CDS encoding beta-ketoacyl synthase N-terminal-like domain-containing protein, translating into MRDRSLDIAVTGVCARLPGPEDLDAWFAAVCRGEALTTRLDPAQLLAAGVTPSVSQAPDYVPVRGLIADIDRFDAERFGMSTREAQLTDPQHRLMLEATWSALEDAGRSPLADHLRTAVFASSSPSRYAAQMLRRPDLAPDVVERIEVGTGRDFMATRIAYRLGLTGPALAVSTACSSSLVAVHLAIQALTNGDCDQAVVVAASLGWPAAGHRYSSGGIMSKDGLCRPFDADATGVVGGSGVLAVVLRRLADVGEEIALHGVLLGSAVNNDGAAKAGFSAPAARGQADAIRSALASADVRATSLGYLETHGTGTRVGDSIEWSAATDVLSEAGVPDGQVAVGASKANIGHLDAAAGLAGLVKATLVLRHGRIPPVANFRSLNPLLGTTASPLDVPTQARPWSGPEPRRAGVSSFGIGGTNAHVVVEQPPPVRPRARRSGDDRLSVIIQSSGRPEALEHDAERLARHLEHSDDVLADVAFTLRVGRAPQTERLALVARSAAEAARQLRSGRGVARGRSRSGATRPLIFLFPGQGSQRPAMATTFQRSLPGFADHLEQCLHHFDATLADQVRAALTDQHFPDDRIRATALAQPCLFAIEYAATRALAGFGLRPDALAGHSVGEVTAACVAGMLDLKQAAGLIARRGRSMQDCPPGSMLAVRCSTAEARELIEASGGGVELAAANGPREQVLSGTDLAVDEVERRLGRLTGRRLRTSHAFHSRLMEPAVNDLLAYAGDEWGDEVEIPFLSCVDGVLVERGSRRRLDMFARSARGTVRFGDGLAAIARTFPDAIAVEIGPGRALSGLATAAGIECVPLTGAAHEDDDAPARAVAALWAQGMPVDLAALAPPGRRVHLPGSTFAGSPRHVAPEAELTVETAAPQTEQHEVVGHPAARTPAEEVRAAWTEFLGIPSPRPRDDFTAQGGDSLTLIRLARRLEKVLPVTIELADLVEAQTLEDQITLVERLLDRRRRGDDS; encoded by the coding sequence ATGAGGGATCGGTCGCTCGACATCGCGGTGACGGGCGTCTGCGCGCGGCTTCCCGGGCCGGAGGACCTCGACGCCTGGTTCGCCGCCGTGTGCCGGGGGGAGGCGCTGACCACTCGGCTCGACCCTGCCCAGCTGCTCGCGGCCGGCGTCACACCGAGCGTCTCGCAGGCCCCTGACTACGTACCCGTGCGCGGGTTGATCGCCGACATCGACCGCTTCGACGCCGAGCGTTTCGGCATGAGCACTCGCGAGGCGCAACTGACCGATCCCCAGCACCGGCTCATGCTGGAGGCGACCTGGTCGGCGCTGGAGGACGCCGGACGCAGTCCGCTGGCGGACCACCTGCGTACCGCGGTCTTCGCCTCGTCGAGTCCGAGCCGCTACGCGGCACAGATGCTGCGCAGGCCGGATCTCGCCCCCGACGTCGTCGAGCGGATCGAGGTCGGCACCGGGCGCGACTTCATGGCCACCCGGATCGCGTACCGGCTCGGTCTCACCGGGCCCGCGTTGGCGGTCTCGACCGCCTGCTCCTCATCGCTGGTGGCAGTGCATCTGGCGATCCAGGCGCTTACCAACGGCGACTGCGATCAGGCGGTGGTGGTGGCCGCGTCCCTGGGGTGGCCGGCAGCGGGCCACCGGTACAGCAGCGGCGGAATCATGTCGAAGGACGGCCTGTGCCGCCCGTTCGACGCGGACGCGACCGGCGTCGTCGGCGGTTCGGGTGTCCTGGCTGTCGTGCTGCGCCGCCTCGCGGACGTCGGCGAAGAGATCGCGTTGCACGGTGTGCTGCTCGGCTCAGCCGTGAACAACGACGGAGCTGCCAAGGCGGGTTTCAGCGCGCCCGCCGCCCGGGGACAGGCGGACGCGATCCGGTCGGCGCTCGCTTCCGCGGATGTGCGGGCGACCAGCCTCGGATACCTGGAAACGCACGGCACAGGGACGCGGGTGGGCGACTCGATCGAGTGGTCGGCCGCGACGGACGTGCTCAGCGAGGCGGGTGTCCCGGACGGGCAGGTCGCGGTGGGCGCGAGCAAAGCCAACATCGGGCATCTCGACGCGGCCGCCGGCCTCGCCGGACTCGTCAAGGCCACGCTGGTGCTCCGCCATGGGCGCATCCCCCCCGTGGCGAACTTCCGCAGCCTCAACCCCCTGCTCGGCACGACGGCCTCACCACTGGACGTCCCCACGCAGGCCCGACCCTGGTCAGGTCCCGAGCCACGCCGCGCGGGTGTCAGCTCGTTCGGCATCGGGGGAACGAACGCGCACGTCGTCGTCGAGCAGCCCCCGCCCGTCCGGCCACGGGCGCGGCGCTCCGGCGATGATCGGCTCAGCGTGATCATCCAGTCGTCGGGGCGTCCGGAAGCGCTCGAGCACGATGCCGAGCGCCTGGCCCGGCATCTGGAGCACAGCGACGACGTGCTGGCCGACGTCGCCTTCACCCTGCGCGTCGGGCGGGCTCCGCAGACCGAGCGGCTCGCCCTGGTCGCGCGCAGCGCGGCGGAGGCCGCTCGGCAGCTTCGCTCCGGTCGCGGGGTCGCGCGAGGACGCTCACGAAGCGGAGCGACGCGTCCGCTGATCTTTCTCTTCCCCGGGCAGGGAAGTCAGCGTCCCGCAATGGCCACGACCTTCCAGCGGTCGCTGCCCGGCTTCGCCGACCACCTCGAACAGTGCCTGCACCACTTCGATGCGACGCTTGCCGACCAGGTCCGTGCGGCCCTGACCGATCAGCACTTCCCCGACGACCGGATCCGGGCGACCGCGCTGGCGCAGCCGTGCCTGTTCGCGATCGAGTACGCCGCGACAAGGGCGTTGGCAGGGTTCGGCCTGCGCCCCGACGCGCTGGCGGGCCACAGTGTGGGTGAGGTGACGGCGGCCTGCGTCGCCGGCATGCTGGATCTGAAGCAGGCGGCAGGCCTGATCGCCCGGCGTGGCCGGTCGATGCAGGACTGTCCACCGGGATCCATGCTGGCAGTCAGGTGTTCGACGGCCGAGGCCAGGGAGCTGATCGAGGCGTCGGGCGGCGGCGTGGAGCTGGCGGCGGCGAACGGCCCGCGCGAACAGGTGTTGAGCGGCACCGACCTGGCGGTGGACGAGGTCGAGCGGCGCCTGGGCCGGCTCACCGGCAGACGCCTGCGGACCTCCCACGCCTTCCACAGCCGGCTGATGGAGCCCGCGGTGAACGATCTCCTCGCGTACGCCGGTGACGAGTGGGGCGACGAGGTCGAGATCCCCTTCCTGAGCTGTGTCGACGGCGTGCTGGTCGAGCGGGGCTCTCGGCGCCGGCTGGACATGTTCGCCAGAAGCGCCAGGGGCACGGTGCGGTTCGGCGACGGCCTGGCCGCGATCGCGCGCACCTTCCCCGACGCGATCGCCGTCGAGATCGGGCCCGGACGCGCCCTGTCCGGGCTGGCCACGGCCGCCGGGATCGAATGTGTGCCCCTGACGGGCGCCGCGCACGAGGACGACGACGCCCCGGCACGGGCGGTGGCGGCACTCTGGGCCCAGGGAATGCCCGTCGACCTCGCCGCGCTCGCTCCACCCGGGCGGCGGGTGCACCTTCCCGGTTCCACCTTCGCGGGCAGCCCGAGACATGTCGCGCCCGAGGCAGAGCTGACCGTCGAGACAGCGGCACCGCAGACCGAACAGCACGAGGTCGTGGGGCACCCCGCCGCGCGTACCCCAGCCGAGGAGGTACGCGCGGCGTGGACCGAGTTCCTCGGCATCCCGTCGCCGCGACCGCGCGATGACTTCACGGCGCAGGGCGGTGACTCGCTGACGCTGATCCGTCTGGCCCGTCGGCTGGAGAAGGTGTTGCCGGTGACCATCGAGCTCGCGGACCTCGTCGAAGCCCAGACCCTCGAAGATCAGATCACGTTGGTCGAGCGGCTGCTCGACCGTCGCCGCAGGGGAGACGACTCGTAG